The following nucleotide sequence is from Drosophila kikkawai strain 14028-0561.14 chromosome 2L, DkikHiC1v2, whole genome shotgun sequence.
TTCCTCCTGGCTGTATTTATTAATGCGCAATTATCAATAATTATCTGTTTATCTATTGATTGACGAGGCATTGGGTGGGGTTTTTATACCAAGAATGTGTGTATCTGCCTTCCGTTTATGTCATGTATTGTGTGGATTTTTGCCCAGCAAATTGccaattcaattgaaatttattggtaattaattaattggatAGGTAGGGTCCATGTAAATAGCtttgaaaactattttaaaatattaaatgagtTAAATGATATAATAGATAGGAATTTATGTAACTTTTAACGATCGAAATGATCTACAAAACAATCGTAAAGGGTTTTGGGTGATATTTTCACTCTGATTTTTTAGTATTCcgattatatttttaatctctTGCCTTGCTTAAAAGGTTTTCAATTCCAAATTTATATCGTTAAGGCTCCTTTTAGATATCGTTTATAAATGATGTTTCTGATTTTCCGAAAGCTACTGCAAATGAACTGAATAAATTGCCCCACTGAATCTCACCCACAATTCGATCGGGCCTGGCATTAACCCCACCATCCACCTTCCAGCAgatgccagccagccagccaatCACTTCATAAACTTCCTCGCCAAAAATaaccaaaggaaaaaaaaaaaaatgagaaaaagaAACCCAGGCAGAGGCAGAAACAAACAACGTTTTCATAAACGATTCTTCGCCGGGGCCCGCGTCAAAGAAATTTTCTGAAAGAGGCAAAACACGAAAACGGAAAATAATAAGACATTCCATTCCTCACTCAGTCCTCGGTGCCCGGTGCTGGGTACTGGGTGCTCTGGGTGCTCTGTGCTCTCTGCTCGGTGCTCCCAACCAGCTGGAAATACTCAGCGACGGGCCAGCGCAATCTAATTAGACATAATAAGGCAAACAGCCGGCGGAGAGGGATGAGAGGAGGAGGGATTTTGGGGGCATCGAATTTGACCAGGGAGTTTCGGTTTGTCAGCCGCGGCTCAGCTCCACCACTGTTGCCAGGCAATGGTAACTGGTAACTGGTTACTGACCAAACGACCCAGCGAAACGAAGCCTCCGACGGACTAACGAGTATGGTCGAGATCGTAGCCCGGACTTTTCCGGCCATGCTCTGtgctattaaaatatattacagcAGCAATTTCACCCGACTTTATTTTTGCGCTTTAGTTGCTAGTTGTTCAGTTGCGGGCTCCAGCGGACTTGAGGAGCGTTCTCCTCCGGTGTatataacttaatttttatggtCATGCAAGTCAATTGCAGTTTGGCATTTCTTCGATGGATTTTTCTTTGGTTCGGCCCCATGGAAACGCCATCCTtgccgtcgccgccgccgccatcaTCTTCGTCATCGCCTCCCGTCATCATCTGTTCTTCGTTTTGGAGTTGCGATGGCTAAGGTTACGCTTAGAGAAAATACTAGTCTTTTGCTAAGCTGGAAATAATAAAGTACacctttaatattatatatacaatatcTTTTTAGGAGAagttctatatttatttatttatttattctaattgtaataaatacatttcctTTTTGGAATGATAAGAACTGGAGAGAAGTTCTATCTGGACATAACATTTATTAGAGGAGATTTAGGGGATTTCGCTTAATAagattttcattaatttctcatttaaatattatttattaacaaatagATACTATTTTCCAACAAATAAAACACCAAACTTATggcatattatttttaaatattttacaaatacttgttaattaaatttccaagTGTAGGCTTGGAAAAGTCGTAACATGAGACGCAGCACAAATTGTTTGCTGAAATGGCAAATGACTGTGAGTCCAGGCAAAAGTCGCACCCGGACGGCATAGGAAACTATTATTCACTTTGGCGATGGATATAGAGCTCTCTAACAAAAACCAAGTAATAGTCAAAAAGCCAAGAGGAAGTTTGAATGTGTACAAGAAGACCAAGCCAAGCTTGAAATCAAGGTTAATTTTAAAGGTATAACTGAAATTCTtggataatatttatttatatttaataaattaacaaatattcaattaaaattctcaaacgTATTCTATTTTCTCAGATCtcatatacaaaaattatcataaaacTGATCAATCTTTGTGTAGCAGCCCACATTCATTGTTGCCAACGAAACGTGTGTCGCACTTCAGCTTGCCTTCttcattaatttcagttttttttggGCACAACTTCAGTTGGCAAATTGGAAACTCGTAAAAATTCTCACGTTTTGCTCCAAATTTTGTAAGTCAGACAGCTTTTCTGTTTTGCATAATCACCATAGCCGCAACAAGTCACACAGCCAACACACGCCTCAGCCAGAAACAAAGCCGGGACgaaacaaaaaagaatatatagaaaaagaacccacaaaaatcataaaaacatAGCAAACTGTCAGCCGTCGAAGCAGCTCGTAGACACGATTATGATGCCAAATGTGATCGTAAAAAAGAACTGAAGCTCAGACTTGTTGCCGAGCAGTGTTTCTCCAGTGGGCTTAAGACTTTGTACCCTGTAATTGTACACAGCAAAGGAGTAATGGGTTCCTAGAAAGAGCGCTTAAGTATTGTATACTTagtagaaataaaagaaagtatGAATATATCGATACTGTATCGAAAGTTGACGAGGGAAGAACACAAAAATCACTTCGATATTTTAACATTGCAATGAATCTATAGAAAAAAAGTTCACTAAATACAGGGTACCTTATGGTCTAACCCCTTTCCATCTCAGCGTTCATTCTTGTTTCTACTTTTATCAAATTGCCTGCCGGCCAGACCGCAGATTGTGATGCTGTTTgctatttgttgttgttcggtGGGTCGATTGCCGGTTGTTGGGTTGCTTCGATGGTTGTTCGTAGTTGCTGCTGTTCCCTGGCGGGAACACACAGTTTCCTGTATGCGTGGAGTGCGGATTACTATTACTGGGGGTATCTTGGAGCCACCGCTGCCTTGGGCTATGCAAATTCATCATCCAACAATGCCCTagaaacacacaaaaccgGTGGCTGTTTTGGTAACCCTCCAGGAGGGAGGTCCACACGTCCACTTGCCGATGGTGCAATGAACCCAAACTCGGCCCAAGCTTGAAAATTCGGCGCTCGTGTGGACCCCCAAGGTGAGCTGTTCGCTAATGAATGAATCCGTCATCTCCAGAAGCTGCCCCATGAATTTGTATTCAAAAGATCTGTACACTTAACGATCACTTTGACGAGCCTAATTGGAAGATGTTGGAATTGGCAGGGCACAAGTGTCATGAACAAAGGCCTTATATAGATGCTTCGTGCgtggaaatattattattgaaattggtttttttttaaagcaaatttgGGACACGCATGAACCTTAAATGGGGGAAAGTTTCTCTAGAAGTGGGATGGTGCTAGAAGCAAGAACAAACCCCAGTAAATCAGAAGCTTTACAGTTTTTTAAACGAATTATTACCGTTTTATGTTTACTGCCTCCTCTGACTAATGCTAATGATATTGTCCGCTGCCAAAAGTCGTTGCACTTTTCGCAAAAATTTAATTCCGGGAGACAGCACGCAAATTTATGGCGAAACCCGTTCTCTTCAAGCTCACCTCGTTGTTGGGTGATGCTTGTTACTTTGAAATGGCATTTAACgacaaccaaaaaaataaaaaatcaaagtaaaaaaaaagaaaactgcgTCTggggtaaacaaaaaatacgtaTATTTACAGTAGAAGGTACGTAGCAGCCACTTCCTGTGCGACATTTTGTTTGGTTAATTGCGCTGAATGATAACTAATCATGGAAATTAGATAACGCTATGCAAACAAACACTCTACGTAAGTGGAGAAGTAAAGGAAAAATTACTTGGAATATAGGAGAAACTCTGGCTGCAGAGTCACCAACTCAAGTAGTCTTCTACGAAGGGTCCAACATTTCGGACTTTTAGCGCGGAAATGGAGTCTGGGAAAAGGCAAGAACTAAAGTCACAGACTCTAAATcagttataaattaataaatattataatacatAAAGATTTGTGCGTGAATTCATGTTTATTTCTTTGGCAAGGATATATTAATCAATctttcaataatatttatttataattaaacttgaaaaatacaaacataAAATAGTTTCGGTTATGATAAAAAAGTGTCCCCTAATTGTTGGAGGGCAATGAGTGTTGAATGCCAAAAAAAGTGGTTGAAAAAAACCCGTCTGATAGCTATACGACGTTTACGGTgttcataaatttataaacctTGCTGACTGCACAGCGATAGTGAGCCCCAGACAATGCTGATTTCAGAAAATTAACTCAAtgagttaaaattaaaactaaagtaGTAGAAAtcctttcatatttttaatatttaataatcatttcccttgaaaaatcctttaaaacatggctagatcagGAATATATGTGGTTTATATGGTCGGAAATGACCCTTTTCTGTGTTTCATGATTTTGaatcaaataataatcaatataATACACTTAGgggtatacaaaaatattaaaaatatataaaaaaaacaaaataaaaaataaataaatttaaaaaatattcagaaAGAAGGAAGTTGcctcattaaaaaaaaatcacataGCTCTAAAACTTTCAAAAATGCATTAGCGCCATCTATCGTTATGTTAGCAGACTAGCACTGTTATTGAAAAACCAGCCCCTTTTGGATTACGCCGTCAGGTGTCGCTTTTGTGATTACAtgtagaatatttaaaatcttattattaattattttaattaaatatatcatGAAACCCTATTTTCCCCCTATTTTTTCTTGCAGCTACAACATGCGTTTTGAGCCCTTGGGCCAGAAAATGTTCACCCGCCGCAACTGGCTGCTGCGTTGCAGCATCCTCATCAACGTGGCGGTTATCCTGTACATTGGCAGCCAGCTTATGAttggcggcggcaacaactTCACAAATGGCGGTGGATTCATGCTGCAGGATCAGCAGCCAGTCCAGGCCATGCTGCAGGTAAATGGAGCCATGTCCGCGGCgcaggtgcagcagcagtcgcagcCACAACAACCGCCAACGCCCAAGAATCCACTAAATGTAAGTTTCAGCTTTACCTCTTCAACTTCTTTAACTAACATTCACTTTGACGCCCAGCAGGCGGGCGAGGTCTTTGAGTCGGAGGAGAAGCTGCAGGTCAATGGCGTAGACTCTCCGgctgctgcagcggcagcggTGGCTGCGGCTGCTCAAGCCTCTGAtattgctgcagctgctccaccTGCTGTGGCCAATGAGAGTGGCAACGTTGGCAGTGATCCCTCTCAGGTGATTGGCAACATTGGACCCGGAGGAATTGGCCTTCCTGCCGAGGTGAACAACACCCAGGCGGAGGGCTACATTGTCACCGGCGACGagaaggagctggaggagcgagTGCGCTCGCTTATAAACTGCTTTGATCATGACTATCACCAGCAGACGCTGCAGCGCGGCGACTTCTGGGTGCTCCAGAATTACGTGCGAGCAGAGCACGGCGAGATCAAGTGCCACGAATCGATTACTTATACGACGCATGCGGATTATACCTTTCTGGATAATCTAGTGCCGCTGCTGGAGCGCTGGAATGCTCCTGTGAGCATTGCCATGCATGCCCCAGGCACGGATTTTCAGCCCACACTGGACTCTATAAGGTATCTGAGGGAATGCCTGCCTGGCAGTCATTTGGTTCGAGCTTACACCACCTTCCACATCTACTTTGGCACCAAGCACATACCCAAGTCAGTGCCCAAGCCCCATGATGTCTTCAAGACTGGCTATAACTGCTCTCTGCCGGCTCCTTATTTCAATGTGAGCTCGGGTCATTTGTACAAGGCTCAAAAGAAGCTGCTGTATCCGGTTAATGTGGGTCGGAATATAGCTCGCGATGCGGCGCTTACACACTTTATACTGGCCTCTGACATTGAGCTGTATCCCAATCCGGGTTTGGTCAAGAAGTTCTTGGAGATGATAGCCCGCAATGAGCAGTATTTGAGACGAAAGGCGCCTAGGTATGTCTGGTTATCTATTTTCCTGTTTTCCTTACTAAATGCTCTCCTGGTTTTTAGGGTATTTCCCTTAGCCATTTTTGAGGTGGAGGAAAACTCGCCCGTGCCTCATGACAAGACCGAGCTGCAAGAGTTCCTGCGCAGCGGCAAGGCCATACCCTTCCACAAGCGAGTCTGTGCCAGTTGTCATGGCGTGCCCAAGTCCAAGGAATGGATGTCTGCCAATGAAACGGATGAACTCAGTGTGTTTCATATAGGTAAGGCAAGAATTTCCTTAAGGAAAATCAAGAAATTAAGCTTTATACTCTTTCAAAGGCAAGCGCACAGGTTACTATGTCCACTGGGAGCCCATCTACATAGGCACACATGCTGATCCTCACTACGATGAGCGGTTGAGCTGGGAGGGCAAGAGCGACAAGATGCCACAGGTGAGTCTGGATAGACTACGATATCAGGAAATACAATTAACCTGTAACTTCTTTCTCAGGGCTATGCTCTGTGCGTGCTGGACTACGAGTTCCACATACTGGACAATGCCTTCCTTGTGCACAAACCAGGCATCAAGGTTCTAAAAAAGGACAACCGTCGGGCCATGCTTTCGGGGAAAACGAATCAACTGATACGAAAGATCATCTACCCGGAGCTAAAGATCATGTATGGCATGCGCAAGGGCTGTGCGATATAGTAACTAATTCTGAGACCGAGCTGAGCTCAGCCAGACGACTTGGCGAAAAGACTACAACCAACAACACTATTACTATTTGCAATGCTCTAGAGAGGAGGAGGCACCCCTCTCCTAgggcaagtgtgtgtgtgttttacgAGAGTTAGTTAGCTTAGCCCTAGAATTAAATAGAGCCTTACATAGGTAGTTAGGCTTAGCGATCAGGTTATGATGAGTGTGTGTTCAGGATACTCTTCTTTGAGGTATCAAGAAGAGACCTTCTCCTCACCAAGTCTAGGTTGGAATTACTTCCAAAATCCTGTTTTACTTCCTGTAAATatatccacacacacacaaatgatTTTTGACAACTAGTTCCCTTCCTGGAGAGCCGGGTTTCCACTACTCATAGGCAGTCATTATCAGTTACTCTTAGTCCTAGTTATTAGCCTAagtatatacattttagttaGCTGAATTCTCTTTCCATACACAACCATTCACGAGAGTTGAATCTGTTTTGATTTATGGCTTATGATTATTGAAATACTCCCGATTGTCTAAccattttatatatgttttgcCATAGCTTAAACACACACCTTTCCTTGGGCAATGTAGACTTACTGCAGAGACCAAAACGTAGACTAGAACGACAAGTTTCGAAAGCGTTGAATTGCTACGTATTACATAGACTTTGAGAGTTGAAACGTAATAGAATTAAACATACAATTAGAAGGCTAAAGACAAGTTTCAACaattaacacacacacacagaacacAGAACACTCTGAGAATTGATTATGGCAAATGAAGCTTGCGATTATGAtgagcctaaaaaaaaaacgcaagtAAACCGTGATATTTGTACTAGTAAAGCGAGGCGGAGTAAGGAGATGTTAAACCTAATTAGTAAGGAGCAAGAGGCAGAGACCCCAATGCATTAAACCTAACCGTAACATTAGTTTtgtatatgttttttattagTGTTATCGGATATTAAGTCAGACTTGTGCAcatataaatgttaaaaacatatttgtGAAATCGAATCCGCGATTCGGTTCCGAGGAGTGAAAATGCTGAAGGTTTTTTGTTGAGTAGGCCTTATCGATGATATATAGagtatatatgaaaaatatgaGAGTAGTGTCTAAGCGAGTTTTAGGTATATAGAGTACTTAGCTGGGAAACAGCAGATTTTGCATATGTTGTTGAAcattaaacacacaaaacaaaaaacacaaaacagaaAACGACTTGGGAACAACATGCTAAAATAATTGgtgttttgtatttatttgtcaTGGGTTTTTTGGTTTAGCTAGAAACCCCCTCTTAGTTAGATTTATTCGCTCAACAAATTTACGTAGAACTTTGACTTTATTCACCTAGTAAGACTTAAAATATCACTAAAGCTAAATAAAGTTGTTGAAGCAGAGTAGCCAAGAGCaggaattacaaaaaaaaaaaaaaacacgaatagaataaataatttgaaatacatttgtatgaagtaaaaaaaagtaaaagtgccttagaaaaaaacgaaaaaatatatgaagtataaaatccaaaatatttataaatacccCAGCTGGAACCCCCTTTCAAATTGGCAACGTTTTGTGTTTGCGAGAGAGCATATTTTTGTATGTACATAAACGGAACAGAATAATGTATTAaactactatatatatttgtacataGATAGTAAATCAAagtggtttattttttatatatacacctATCTTCAAAGTATTTGTATTCCTACTTAATGAGTCTTCTTAACGATGAGATGCCCAGCCTGCCAATTGTTTAATTCCTTTTTTAGTTCTTAGTCCTTAGTTTATCTTTTGTCTTTGATCGCAGCATTTcgacatatatagtatagtatatatttttcaaatacgaaaatatgcaaaatatgcATGTCTATAGATATACgtacatgtatgtatatttttttgtaagagTTAAGTGCAAATCTGCTGAGCATGGACTACTAGCTAAAATCTAAGGAAAGCTACACAAACACAAacgaggaaaataaatataaaaaaaccgaaaactgaTGGaagtatacatataaaaatgtcaaaataaagagaaataatttaaaaatgaaacagAAACTTGTTTTTATAACCCAAAGTTAAGATGAATAAATTATGAGCCTTTGCGTAAGCCAAGAATTTTGGCAAGAAAAAATAAGAGGTAACCTGTTTTTCCTGCTCATGACATTTGCCTGCATCTTTCGTCATTACTTAATTTTAAGGTATTCAAACACGCTCAGGTTCTTCGAAAATCCTAAAGCCTAATGCCAAGATCATTGTCAGATTTTGTCGTGATTGGTACGGCCCCAGGGGCGCAGTCGGCCTTGACTTTAAGTTGGATTTTCTGGTTTCTTTCGATTTCTGTGAAAACAAAAGTGCGAAATATGCAAATCAAAAAAGGTGGCTGCCTtattaacataaattaaatacagacCAAGTTactttgattaatatttaagacaGTTGCTAGCTGAGAAATCAAAAGCAGAACTTGCTGGGCTCTTCAACTGACTCATCTCCCAGCGGAGGAGACTGAAGCTTTTTTTCCACTGAAATTTATGCCATCTGATCGGGCTACGTTTATTTATTGACATGTTTGCTTTTATTGCAACTGAAACTGAGACTGAAGCTGAGGCAAAAGCTGTGGCGAATCCCCCGAAACCGCTTGAGGAAGATCAGAGCAAGCTCTGGCGACGTCTCGGCTCATCTTGTCAAGCTTCGGCTGAGCCGCGTTGCTTGCCATTTTACCAGTTAATATCTGCGTTGCTTTTCTAGCGCAAAACAGTCGAAATTGTCAGCTCGTTGGCAGAGCATCGCGCCAGCTCTCCCTTATATTTCTTTGAATTTAAGTGCCCCCAAGGAATCAAAAggatatatacacacactctTAAAATGGCCAAAACATTTATCAGTGCTTTCCTGTGCCTAGCCATGTTTGGCTCAATGGGTTAgtacttaataaaatatttagaaaacaaaagactttGGTCACAAActtgaaaacattt
It contains:
- the LOC108074467 gene encoding beta-1,4-glucuronyltransferase 1 isoform X1 — protein: MRFEPLGQKMFTRRNWLLRCSILINVAVILYIGSQLMIGGGNNFTNGGGFMLQDQQPVQAMLQVNGAMSAAQVQQQSQPQQPPTPKNPLNQAGEVFESEEKLQVNGVDSPAAAAAAVAAAAQASDIAAAAPPAVANESGNVGSDPSQVIGNIGPGGIGLPAEVNNTQAEGYIVTGDEKELEERVRSLINCFDHDYHQQTLQRGDFWVLQNYVRAEHGEIKCHESITYTTHADYTFLDNLVPLLERWNAPVSIAMHAPGTDFQPTLDSIRYLRECLPGSHLVRAYTTFHIYFGTKHIPKSVPKPHDVFKTGYNCSLPAPYFNVSSGHLYKAQKKLLYPVNVGRNIARDAALTHFILASDIELYPNPGLVKKFLEMIARNEQYLRRKAPRVFPLAIFEVEENSPVPHDKTELQEFLRSGKAIPFHKRVCASCHGVPKSKEWMSANETDELSVFHIGKRTGYYVHWEPIYIGTHADPHYDERLSWEGKSDKMPQGYALCVLDYEFHILDNAFLVHKPGIKVLKKDNRRAMLSGKTNQLIRKIIYPELKIMYGMRKGCAI
- the LOC108074467 gene encoding beta-1,4-glucuronyltransferase 1 isoform X2, whose protein sequence is MRFEPLGQKMFTRRNWLLRCSILINVAVILYIGSQLMIGGGNNFTNGGGFMLQDQQPVQAMLQVNGAMSAAQVQQQSQPQQPPTPKNPLNAGEVFESEEKLQVNGVDSPAAAAAAVAAAAQASDIAAAAPPAVANESGNVGSDPSQVIGNIGPGGIGLPAEVNNTQAEGYIVTGDEKELEERVRSLINCFDHDYHQQTLQRGDFWVLQNYVRAEHGEIKCHESITYTTHADYTFLDNLVPLLERWNAPVSIAMHAPGTDFQPTLDSIRYLRECLPGSHLVRAYTTFHIYFGTKHIPKSVPKPHDVFKTGYNCSLPAPYFNVSSGHLYKAQKKLLYPVNVGRNIARDAALTHFILASDIELYPNPGLVKKFLEMIARNEQYLRRKAPRVFPLAIFEVEENSPVPHDKTELQEFLRSGKAIPFHKRVCASCHGVPKSKEWMSANETDELSVFHIGKRTGYYVHWEPIYIGTHADPHYDERLSWEGKSDKMPQGYALCVLDYEFHILDNAFLVHKPGIKVLKKDNRRAMLSGKTNQLIRKIIYPELKIMYGMRKGCAI